The DNA region ATTGGGACTGAAATTTTATGTCTTCAAGAGTTTAGGTCATCTCAATTTGCATccttttagagaaaaaaaaattgggtGTGTTTTTtcgtatttattattaaaatcacaTTCCCATCTgaaaattttggaagaaaaagaagCCTTATAATTGCGAAAAACCATGGTTGGAGGCCCAACACCTAACCATGTGaagaaaagatcaagaaagagCAATGCAATTGGTGCTAATGAGAATGAACCATTGTTGCCAAAGTCTCAAGAAAATTATAACGGTGATGATGATTTTAAAGGATCCTCATTCGCCAGTGCGACCTTCAATTTATCAACCACAATTATTGGTGCTGGGATCATGGCCTTGCCTGCAACCCTCAAAGTGTTGGGGATGGTGCCTGGTCTTATTACTATCACTTTCATGGCTTTCTTGACGGACAAGTCAATCGAATTCATGATCCGATTTTCACGCGCCGGCGGCCTTACTTCTTATGGTGATCTCATGGGGGATGCCTTTGGGAGATATGGAAAAGCTGTGCTTCAAATTAGTGTCATAGTCAACAATGTTGGCATCCTTATTGTTTACATGATTATTATTGGTATATATATGGTTGCGTTTATTCACAGGCACGGGACATTGCGTCCAGAGAtactgaattagtatattttatatctATCTTGACAAGAAAGATAAAGAGATATTAACAAAAGATACTAATTTTTGTGTCTCTGTCTTTTGTGTCTTGTTTTCAGTGTCTGTCTTATTTATTATCGGAACATGATTGTTGATGTCTTATTTATGAGATTTAATTTCAGGTGATGTGCTATCTGGAACATCTTCAAGTAAAGATCACCATTATGGAATACTTGAAGGATGGTTTGGTGTACATTGGTGGACAGGCCGTACAGTTGTTCTTATTTTTACTACACTTGCTATATTTCTTCCTTTGGTTAGCTTTAAGAGAATTGGTGAGTGACTCTGCTCTTTTTTACGCAGACAACTAATTGTGTATTGTTATATCAACTAAAGTAAATCTGATTGGATGATCGTGTAAAACTACTGTATGCAGATTCGTTGAGTTTTACATCGGCACTATCAATTGCACTAGCAGTTGTGTTTCTTGTAGTTGCTGTGGGAATAGCAATTTTCAAGATCATAAGTGGAGGCATTGGAATGCCAAGACTCTTTCCAGTTATTAATGATTTGACAGATTTCTTCCAACTCTTCACTGTAACTCCTATTCTTGTCACTGCCTATATATGCCACTACAATGGTATGTATATGTTTTAAATCTCTATGAAGAGCTAAATTCCATTGGTAGAATATGTGATTATGAGAGATGGTTGAATCTTATCTTTGCAGTTCACAACATAGACAATGAAATGGAGGACCCCTCTCAAATGCATGGAGTTGTAAGGACATCCCTTGCAATGTGTTGTTCAGTGTACCTATTAACAAGCTTCTTTGGTTTCCTCCTATTTGGAGAATCAACTCTTGAAGATGTCCTAGCAAACTTTGACACTGATCTTGGAATCCCTTTCGGCCCTGCGCTTAACGACGCCATTCGATTTAGCTACGCCGCGCACATCATGCTTGTTTTTCCAGTTGTCTTCTATCCCCTGCGAATCAACTTAGATGGCCTCATCTTTTCGTCTTCTTCAAGGCCTTTGCTTCAAGATAACTTGAGATTCACGTCACTAACCTTATCTCTTATTCTTCTAATATTTCTTGGTGCAACCTTAATACCTAGCATTTGGGACACTTTTCAGTTCACTGGAGCAACCGCCACCGTTTTTGTAGGGTTTATTTTCCCGGCTGCCGTCACTCTTAGGTGAGTTTGGCCTTTGAATTCTTTCTAGTACTTCTTAAATGAATTGATCATCAAATACCTTCTTTTGGAACAGGGATCGATACGACATTGCAACCAAACAAGACAAGATTCTTTCGGTTATGATGATCATATTGGCAGTATTCTCAAATGTTGTGGCTATATATAGTGATGCCATTGCCTTGGTGAATAAGGATAAAGGCAAAACTTCACGTGAATGACCTCTTCAAAGTTGAAACATTCTTCAAGAGCTTAGAAGAAAGATCAGAATAGGAGggaaaatttgtaaaaatatattGTGAAAATCATGGTTTTCTGAGAATGGCTATATATACTAATGTAtctgtatataaatacatatatagtttaatttattttcattgtgtatttatattttaacatgtattttatactggtgactggttttggtgtacacgtagtatagtcaaaattttttctttttattatcagAAATTCAACAAAATCAGTTCGACCCGATTAAGATCTCGTGAAATAAACAAGACGAGCTTTTCCGTTTGTTTTAGTGAAAGAATGGAAGAAACTTAGGTGAATTTTAAAGGAAATGACAATGATCCTGAAATCAAATTAGTGTTGAAAGATATCTAAACCTACTAATAGATACTGTTTACTTTCAATTATCTAGGAAAAAGTTTCAAGTATGCAGTTCAGCAGAAGAAATTTAATTAAGTGTgaagatttaatttaattaagtgTGAAGATTTAATTAAAGATTCTACAAAAATATAAGGTGAAATGGTAAATGATATCATCCCACAAAAATAATTACCGAATACAGTATCAGTAGCATTTTAATCTAGCATTCATATTAACTCATCATCTATCATTTGCAAAACAAAGGTAAGTCTGAAAATTctaagagagagaaatagaaaaagaaatttgCTGGAGTTGAA from Arachis hypogaea cultivar Tifrunner chromosome 10, arahy.Tifrunner.gnm2.J5K5, whole genome shotgun sequence includes:
- the LOC112718361 gene encoding amino acid transporter AVT6B-like, yielding MVGGPTPNHVKKRSRKSNAIGANENEPLLPKSQENYNGDDDFKGSSFASATFNLSTTIIGAGIMALPATLKVLGMVPGLITITFMAFLTDKSIEFMIRFSRAGGLTSYGDLMGDAFGRYGKAVLQISVIVNNVGILIVYMIIIGDVLSGTSSSKDHHYGILEGWFGVHWWTGRTVVLIFTTLAIFLPLVSFKRIDSLSFTSALSIALAVVFLVVAVGIAIFKIISGGIGMPRLFPVINDLTDFFQLFTVTPILVTAYICHYNVHNIDNEMEDPSQMHGVVRTSLAMCCSVYLLTSFFGFLLFGESTLEDVLANFDTDLGIPFGPALNDAIRFSYAAHIMLVFPVVFYPLRINLDGLIFSSSSRPLLQDNLRFTSLTLSLILLIFLGATLIPSIWDTFQFTGATATVFVGFIFPAAVTLRDRYDIATKQDKILSVMMIILAVFSNVVAIYSDAIALVNKDKGKTSRE